The Pedobacter roseus genome contains a region encoding:
- a CDS encoding SusD/RagB family nutrient-binding outer membrane lipoprotein — translation MKKLCLMVLALILLNSCTKNFEEINTNPNQISDKMLEQDFNLVGSSFSGMLFNLMGHQIEEDLCYDNWMGYMGTPTPFVANVNNTTYYLRWIDAYWNRIYGSVMSPSKQVIELSVEKKLPLFGDWAKLVRILAISKLTAIYGPVIYSNYGTAGLGSIKYDKESDLYNNMFTQLDQIETNFKANTSYIGFTKFDPSYKGNIASWLKLLNSVRLRLAMRLVKVSPALAKTQGEKALADPAGLITTNAENFLISLNGEVMPVSMISFDWNDTRMGATMESFLVGLKDGRITKYFAEVSDATLAADHPTYKYKGIRGGAYINAKDDRVPYSTVSTDFKSAQNRRGFTASETAFLKAEAALRGWANAGDAKTNYENGVRLSFADWGAAGVDAYLADATSKPINYVDPKDSRNNFTALSTITVAWNAADGNELKLEKIITQKYLATFTNTLEAWVDFRRTGYPKIPHVAKNDSSPDWGVIASDQWIKRLVFVPAERTGNAAAVGEAATFLSSGKDDIASRLWWDTTTASNF, via the coding sequence ATGAAAAAATTATGTTTAATGGTGCTTGCTTTGATCCTACTCAACTCCTGCACTAAGAATTTCGAAGAGATAAATACAAATCCGAATCAAATATCTGACAAGATGTTAGAGCAGGATTTTAACCTGGTTGGATCTTCCTTCTCGGGTATGTTATTTAACCTGATGGGGCACCAGATTGAAGAAGATCTGTGTTATGATAACTGGATGGGATATATGGGTACGCCAACCCCTTTTGTAGCGAATGTTAATAATACAACCTATTACCTGCGTTGGATTGATGCCTATTGGAACCGTATATACGGTAGCGTGATGTCTCCGTCAAAACAGGTAATAGAGCTTTCCGTAGAAAAAAAGCTGCCATTATTTGGCGATTGGGCTAAATTAGTGAGGATATTGGCGATATCTAAATTAACGGCCATTTACGGTCCTGTAATCTATTCGAACTATGGCACTGCAGGCTTAGGTTCTATCAAATACGACAAAGAGTCGGATTTGTACAACAATATGTTTACCCAGTTGGATCAGATCGAAACCAACTTCAAAGCCAACACCTCCTATATCGGCTTTACCAAATTCGATCCCAGCTATAAAGGAAACATCGCTTCATGGTTAAAATTACTCAATTCAGTACGACTGCGTTTGGCTATGCGCCTGGTTAAGGTTAGCCCTGCATTAGCGAAAACTCAAGGAGAAAAAGCCCTTGCCGATCCTGCCGGATTAATTACCACCAATGCCGAGAATTTTCTGATTTCGTTGAATGGGGAGGTTATGCCTGTTTCGATGATTAGTTTTGACTGGAACGATACCCGTATGGGCGCAACCATGGAATCATTTCTGGTAGGGCTGAAAGATGGTCGCATCACCAAATATTTTGCTGAGGTAAGTGATGCAACTTTAGCTGCTGACCATCCAACATACAAATATAAAGGTATCCGCGGAGGTGCTTACATCAATGCCAAAGATGACAGGGTACCATACTCAACGGTGAGCACAGATTTCAAATCTGCCCAGAACAGAAGAGGTTTTACCGCATCGGAAACTGCCTTTTTAAAAGCAGAAGCAGCTTTAAGGGGATGGGCAAATGCGGGGGATGCCAAAACAAATTATGAAAATGGGGTACGCCTCTCGTTTGCAGACTGGGGAGCAGCCGGTGTTGACGCCTACCTTGCTGATGCAACAAGCAAACCGATCAACTACGTCGACCCAAAAGACAGCAGGAATAATTTCACCGCACTTTCTACCATTACAGTAGCCTGGAATGCAGCTGATGGCAATGAACTGAAACTGGAAAAAATCATCACCCAAAAATACCTAGCTACTTTTACCAATACTTTAGAGGCCTGGGTAGATTTCAGGAGGACAGGTTATCCTAAAATCCCACACGTTGCCAAAAACGACAGCAGTCCGGATTGGGGTGTTATTGCCTCCGACCAATGGATAAAAAGGCTGGTTTTTGTGCCTGCAGAAAGAACTGGGAATGCTGCTGCTGTTGGAGAAGCTGCAACTTTTTTAAGCTCGGGCAAAGATGATATTGCCTCGCGCTTATGGTGGGATACCACCACAGCAAGTAATTTTTAA
- a CDS encoding SusC/RagA family TonB-linked outer membrane protein codes for MRKIYSAISALEIKFPSATRGLRNLTLVAVASLGLQNAAKGEDIASNKKIIPIPFAMLNHPNGISERLSKTISGLVTDETGLPLPGATVVAKGTNAKTLTGPDGKFLLTVPDNATVLVVSYIGMNSQEVNISNLTNVTIKLLPSGNSNLNEVVVTALGVKREKRALTFAAQQLAGTELTKAGSPNFMEALSGKAAGVDVGISNSGVGGSTKTVLRGSKSITGNSEALFVIDGVPVVNNKGGQPGSYGGTDGGDGLSALNQDDFESVTILRGANGAILYGSQGANGVILINTKKGQNGKIAIALNSTLNFSQAATLPEFQFNYGAIAGSDYSWSKTKGDYQSNYIDDFFQTGVNTINSISVSGGNERTTTYFSYGNNNASGIVPTSTYNKHNVTLSQETKLFNDKLTLSGNVRFSYEKSKNRPGAGYYNNPLTGLYLFARERNFDDYKTNYQKFSDTRNLYVQNWYSTEEKQNNPYWELNNDPKLSTSNRVIATAKASYAFLPHFKFDVRGNIDYNDRLLDYRYAAGGNSVSVSSNGTWNYAKYNDKALYGDAIVSYDNNFGKFSLNGVAGGSIQDYTFNDGMIFANGTTPLQYPNFFSFSNLPYNLVINQTYSRVQKQGLFANASLGFKDMIYVDLSGRNDWASTLATTGNDSYFYYSAGLSAVISQMLSLPKEISFLKLRASTSQVGNEVPYNIVNPGNVIGGAGGPNGIGGITRNTQTPFATLVPEKIISNEIGLEGRFLNDRLSIDFTYYKNTSTNQFLSLPAPSGSGYTFYYVNAGKVTNQGFELTLGGDPIKNENFKWNTTINLSQNKNKIVELIADNPTYQVGSDSEGFNSIIKAGGSFNDLYIYKFARNASGQIILDDAGKPTKAATQEYVGNVNPNLITGWNNTFTYKNFSLSALVAAKFGGVAFSKTEAFLDSYGVSKRSGEARDAGSIPINAIKGTTPQTSIDPTLYYSTIGDRNGIMEPYVFSRTNVRLAQVSLAYTVPVKGSAIKSASVSLIGRNLFFFYKKSPFDPEQAMSTSNSMQANDVFAVPGTRSYGLNLKLNF; via the coding sequence CACGGGACCTGATGGAAAGTTCTTGTTAACCGTTCCCGATAACGCCACAGTATTGGTGGTTTCTTATATCGGAATGAATTCGCAGGAAGTAAACATCAGCAACCTGACCAATGTGACCATTAAGTTACTTCCATCAGGAAATTCGAATTTAAATGAAGTAGTGGTTACCGCTTTAGGTGTAAAAAGGGAAAAAAGGGCACTTACTTTTGCTGCTCAGCAACTCGCAGGCACCGAATTAACCAAGGCAGGAAGTCCGAATTTTATGGAGGCTTTGAGCGGTAAAGCTGCCGGCGTTGATGTGGGAATTAGTAACTCCGGCGTTGGCGGTTCGACAAAAACGGTACTAAGGGGTTCTAAATCAATTACAGGAAATAGTGAAGCACTGTTCGTTATTGATGGGGTTCCTGTTGTAAACAATAAAGGCGGGCAGCCGGGCTCTTATGGTGGCACCGATGGCGGCGATGGTCTTTCTGCATTAAACCAGGATGATTTTGAATCCGTTACCATCTTAAGGGGAGCAAACGGAGCCATTTTATATGGCAGCCAGGGTGCAAATGGCGTAATTTTAATCAACACTAAAAAAGGCCAGAACGGCAAAATCGCTATTGCTTTAAATTCTACCTTAAATTTTAGCCAGGCTGCGACATTACCTGAATTCCAGTTTAATTATGGCGCAATAGCCGGTAGCGATTACAGCTGGTCTAAAACGAAAGGAGATTATCAGAGCAACTACATTGATGATTTTTTTCAGACCGGAGTAAATACGATTAATTCAATATCGGTGTCCGGTGGGAATGAGCGGACAACCACCTATTTTTCTTACGGAAATAACAACGCATCAGGCATTGTGCCTACTAGTACTTATAATAAACATAATGTTACCTTAAGCCAGGAAACAAAATTATTTAATGATAAACTTACACTAAGTGGAAACGTGAGGTTCTCTTACGAGAAATCAAAGAACCGTCCGGGTGCAGGTTACTATAACAACCCGTTAACGGGGTTATATTTATTCGCCAGGGAAAGAAATTTTGATGATTACAAAACCAACTATCAAAAATTCAGCGACACCAGGAACCTGTATGTACAAAACTGGTATTCTACTGAAGAAAAACAGAACAACCCTTATTGGGAATTAAATAACGATCCTAAACTTTCTACCAGCAACAGGGTAATTGCAACGGCAAAAGCATCTTACGCATTTTTACCCCATTTTAAATTTGATGTACGTGGAAACATTGATTATAACGACAGGTTGTTAGACTACCGTTATGCGGCGGGTGGCAACTCGGTAAGCGTAAGTTCTAATGGTACATGGAATTACGCTAAATATAATGACAAGGCCTTATATGGTGATGCTATTGTAAGCTACGACAACAATTTTGGCAAATTCAGCTTGAATGGTGTAGCGGGAGGAAGTATCCAGGATTATACATTTAACGACGGGATGATTTTTGCTAATGGCACAACACCACTACAATACCCTAACTTTTTCAGTTTCTCAAACCTGCCTTATAACCTGGTGATCAACCAGACCTATAGCAGGGTTCAGAAACAAGGTTTATTTGCCAATGCGTCTTTAGGGTTCAAAGATATGATTTATGTAGATCTGTCAGGGCGTAATGACTGGGCCTCTACCCTGGCAACAACCGGGAACGACTCCTATTTTTATTATTCTGCGGGACTTTCTGCCGTAATCAGCCAGATGTTAAGCCTGCCGAAAGAAATTAGTTTCCTTAAATTAAGGGCATCTACCTCGCAGGTTGGAAATGAGGTACCCTATAACATCGTAAATCCTGGTAACGTAATCGGCGGTGCAGGTGGACCGAACGGTATCGGGGGAATTACCAGAAATACACAGACACCTTTTGCGACATTGGTACCTGAAAAAATAATCAGTAACGAAATTGGATTAGAAGGCCGCTTCCTAAACGATAGGTTAAGTATCGATTTTACCTATTATAAAAACACCAGTACCAATCAGTTTCTATCTTTGCCGGCTCCTTCTGGTTCGGGTTATACCTTTTACTACGTAAACGCGGGTAAAGTGACTAACCAGGGTTTTGAGCTGACATTGGGCGGAGATCCAATAAAAAACGAGAATTTCAAGTGGAATACAACAATTAACCTATCGCAGAACAAAAACAAGATCGTTGAACTGATCGCCGATAATCCTACTTATCAGGTAGGTAGCGATAGCGAAGGTTTTAATTCCATCATTAAAGCCGGCGGGTCTTTCAACGACTTATATATTTACAAATTTGCACGCAATGCATCGGGTCAGATTATCTTGGATGATGCTGGAAAACCAACTAAGGCTGCAACTCAGGAATATGTTGGAAATGTAAATCCAAATCTCATCACGGGGTGGAATAACACATTCACCTACAAAAACTTCAGTTTAAGCGCTTTGGTAGCGGCTAAGTTCGGCGGTGTTGCTTTTTCTAAAACTGAAGCTTTCCTTGATTCTTATGGCGTTAGCAAAAGAAGCGGCGAGGCTAGAGATGCAGGGAGTATCCCAATTAATGCCATTAAAGGCACTACCCCGCAAACCTCGATTGACCCTACGTTGTACTATTCAACAATCGGCGATAGAAATGGAATTATGGAGCCTTATGTATTCTCAAGGACCAATGTTCGTTTAGCGCAGGTATCACTTGCCTATACTGTTCCTGTTAAAGGTTCGGCAATTAAATCGGCATCTGTTTCCTTAATCGGCCGTAACTTATTTTTCTTCTATAAAAAATCACCTTTCGATCCAGAGCAAGCGATGAGTACAAGCAATAGCATGCAGGCAAACGACGTTTTTGCAGTACCTGGTACACGTTCTTACGGGCTAAATCTTAAGTTAAACTTCTAA